A portion of the Acidobacteriota bacterium genome contains these proteins:
- a CDS encoding pyridoxal phosphate-dependent aminotransferase has protein sequence MPRHPHYAPVLEDLDSSVFSALAARISAFQGETYPLHVGDTWLEPAVGARMEDLTVAAHPGMHRYASPHGLPALVDRLAQRVADRTGMATVGESVLLTTGATGALGAVAGALLEPGDEVLILAPYWPLIPGIVRAFHGRPVAVPFFESAEPAGDVLERLAGAASDRTVALYLNTPNNPTGQVIPKQLMEAIVALARQRGWWLWSDEVYEDLLFQGEQVYCRTLAPERTFSAYSFSKAYGMAGNRCGYLVGPPDGMGEVRKISTHTFYSSPTAGQLAALAALGESGQEWLRKAKERYAATGQRVAERLGQRPPAGGTFLFLDVAEHLDERGLLGFLEDCADRGLFLAPGPSCGPYPTHLRLCFTSAPPDIVERGVSVLREMLS, from the coding sequence ATGCCTAGACACCCCCATTACGCCCCGGTGCTGGAAGACCTCGATAGTTCGGTCTTCTCAGCGCTGGCGGCCCGCATCTCTGCCTTCCAAGGTGAGACCTATCCGCTCCATGTGGGAGACACCTGGCTGGAGCCAGCCGTCGGAGCCCGCATGGAGGACTTGACCGTGGCGGCGCATCCGGGAATGCACCGCTACGCTTCCCCCCATGGCCTCCCGGCGCTCGTCGACCGCCTCGCCCAACGAGTCGCGGACCGCACCGGGATGGCGACGGTTGGCGAGTCGGTGCTGTTGACCACCGGTGCGACCGGTGCTCTCGGCGCCGTGGCCGGCGCCCTCTTGGAGCCCGGCGATGAAGTGTTGATCCTCGCCCCGTACTGGCCCCTGATTCCCGGCATCGTGCGGGCCTTCCACGGTCGTCCGGTGGCGGTGCCGTTCTTCGAATCGGCTGAACCGGCGGGCGACGTCCTGGAACGTCTCGCCGGGGCGGCGAGCGACCGCACCGTCGCTCTCTATCTCAACACCCCCAACAACCCTACCGGGCAGGTGATCCCGAAGCAGTTGATGGAAGCGATCGTTGCCCTCGCCCGGCAGCGTGGATGGTGGCTGTGGTCCGACGAAGTCTATGAAGACCTGCTCTTCCAGGGAGAGCAAGTGTACTGCCGAACCCTGGCGCCGGAGCGCACGTTCTCGGCCTACTCCTTCTCCAAGGCCTACGGCATGGCCGGCAACCGCTGTGGCTATCTGGTGGGACCTCCCGACGGCATGGGCGAAGTTCGAAAGATTTCGACCCACACCTTCTACAGCAGTCCCACGGCGGGGCAACTCGCGGCCTTGGCGGCCCTCGGGGAAAGCGGCCAGGAGTGGCTGCGGAAGGCGAAGGAACGCTATGCCGCGACCGGCCAACGTGTCGCCGAACGGCTCGGCCAGCGCCCACCGGCTGGCGGTACCTTCCTGTTTCTGGATGTCGCGGAGCACCTCGACGAGCGAGGCCTGCTCGGCTTCCTGGAGGATTGCGCAGACCGCGGCTTGTTCCTCGCGCCGGGTCCGTCCTGCGGCCCGTACCCCACACACCTGCGGCTGTGTTTCACCTCAGCCCCACCGGACATCGTGGAGCGGGGAGTTTCGGTACTACGAGAGATGCTCTCGTAG
- a CDS encoding STAS domain-containing protein encodes MLSTRSAGPIEIVALTGDIDAASTPSLRSELAALVDSGKLLLILNLSKVRIVDSSALRLFVVLVQHCRAEDGDVALACPTPTVRSILHLTQLNRVLEVFDSEELAIGRLSPN; translated from the coding sequence ATGCTTTCCACCCGCTCTGCAGGACCGATTGAAATCGTTGCCCTCACCGGCGACATCGACGCGGCTTCGACTCCTTCGCTACGTAGCGAACTGGCGGCGCTGGTGGATTCGGGAAAGCTGCTGCTGATTCTGAATCTCTCGAAGGTGCGCATCGTCGACTCAAGCGCCCTGCGGCTGTTCGTCGTGCTCGTCCAGCACTGCCGCGCCGAAGACGGGGACGTTGCCCTCGCCTGCCCCACTCCCACAGTGCGTTCGATCCTGCATCTCACTCAGTTGAATCGTGTACTAGAGGTCTTCGATTCCGAGGAGCTCGCGATCGGCCGGCTCTCCCCGAATTAA
- the mce gene encoding methylmalonyl-CoA epimerase, with protein MIHGVDHIGIAVHSIDEAKGFYRTLGLEIEAIEEVPQEGVRVAMIDCGNTHIELLEATSPDSPVAKFLDSRGPGIHHLCLASSDVKADDAALREQGYRVLRPEPTRGAGGCWVQFVHPKSAGGVLLELSEKASP; from the coding sequence ATGATTCACGGGGTCGACCACATCGGTATTGCGGTGCACTCCATCGACGAGGCGAAGGGGTTCTACCGCACCCTCGGCCTGGAGATCGAGGCGATCGAAGAGGTGCCCCAGGAGGGCGTGCGGGTGGCGATGATCGATTGCGGCAACACCCACATCGAACTCTTGGAAGCGACCTCCCCGGATTCGCCGGTAGCGAAGTTTCTGGACAGCCGCGGCCCGGGGATCCACCACCTGTGTTTGGCGTCGAGCGATGTCAAGGCCGACGATGCGGCCCTCCGTGAGCAGGGCTACCGGGTGCTGCGGCCGGAACCGACCCGCGGCGCCGGTGGCTGCTGGGTGCAGTTCGTGCACCCCAAGAGCGCCGGCGGGGTGCTGCTCGAACTGTCCGAAAAGGCATCCCCTTGA
- the meaB gene encoding methylmalonyl Co-A mutase-associated GTPase MeaB, translating into MSEPSAGVAPRRRELPLEDLLAGLRERRTRFVARAVSRVENGGAGQRELVERIAPLTGRARVVGFTGPPGAGKSTLVDRFARLCRERDETVGVLAVDPSSPYTGGAILGDRIRMQSLYLDSGAYIRSMATRGAMGGLARATHDAIDVLDAAGFDWVLVETVGVGQDEVDIVRSVDTVVVITLPGLGDDIQAIKAGIMEIADVFVINKADRDGVHRTARDLESMLGLAEHHPDWPPPILKTIASLGEGVPKVLEEIERHRAWLHDSGRLEERREARLRLRVEAILKHRILQAADRQVGLTREVHRGMEEGSDPYRVADRLFEGVIDGGVIPGEEAS; encoded by the coding sequence ATGTCGGAGCCCTCCGCCGGGGTGGCCCCACGGCGCCGCGAACTACCCCTCGAAGATCTGCTGGCCGGCCTGCGCGAGCGGAGAACGCGTTTCGTCGCCCGGGCCGTCTCGCGGGTGGAGAACGGCGGTGCCGGCCAGCGTGAACTGGTCGAACGCATTGCCCCGCTCACCGGTCGCGCTCGAGTGGTCGGTTTCACTGGCCCGCCGGGGGCCGGCAAGTCCACCTTGGTGGATCGCTTCGCTCGGCTGTGTCGGGAACGCGACGAGACCGTCGGTGTGCTGGCGGTCGATCCATCGAGCCCATACACCGGCGGCGCGATCTTGGGCGATCGCATCCGCATGCAGTCCCTTTACCTAGACTCCGGTGCCTACATTCGGTCGATGGCGACCCGCGGCGCGATGGGCGGGCTGGCGCGTGCGACCCACGACGCCATCGACGTGCTCGATGCCGCCGGTTTCGACTGGGTGCTGGTGGAGACCGTCGGCGTCGGCCAGGACGAGGTGGACATTGTTCGTAGCGTCGATACGGTGGTGGTGATCACGCTGCCGGGGCTGGGAGACGATATCCAGGCGATCAAGGCCGGCATCATGGAGATTGCCGATGTCTTCGTGATCAACAAGGCGGACCGCGACGGCGTTCACCGCACCGCTCGCGACCTCGAGTCGATGCTCGGCCTGGCGGAGCATCATCCAGACTGGCCGCCGCCGATCTTGAAGACGATCGCTTCCCTCGGCGAGGGGGTGCCGAAGGTGCTCGAAGAAATCGAGCGCCATCGCGCCTGGCTGCACGACAGCGGCCGCCTCGAGGAGCGGCGGGAAGCGCGCCTCCGCCTGCGGGTGGAGGCCATCCTGAAACACCGCATCCTGCAGGCGGCGGACCGCCAGGTGGGTCTAACCCGTGAGGTGCATCGTGGAATGGAAGAAGGAAGCGACCCCTACCGGGTGGCGGATCGCTTGTTCGAAGGCGTGATCGATGGCGGGGTGATTCCCGGCGAGGAGGCGTCATGA
- a CDS encoding acyl-CoA dehydrogenase family protein has translation MNAVAEDSPTIDFSLTSEQRAIRDAARDFARKEIDPLVEEIDEAQKFPRELFAKAGELGFLGILFPEELGGADLGYVEYVLILNEIGKVDPSVALSVAAHNSLCTNHIFKYGTEEQRRRWVTPLASGEKIGAWSLTEPDAGSDAAGTRTKAERVDGGWVLNGAKTFTTHGSVGDVCVVFAVTDPDAGRHRNVSAFVVEHAMEGFRPGKKENKLGCRASDTAEVVMENCFVPDDYLLGEEGTGFQQALGILDGGRISIAALGLSIANGSFEAAREYAKEREQFGKAISQFQAIRFYFAEMATRIAAAEALTLRAAVAMDRGERVTKLSAEAKLYTSETAVFCSERGVQIHGGYGFIKDYRAEKYFRDSKICTIGEGTSEIQRLVIARQLLKGA, from the coding sequence ATGAACGCCGTGGCCGAAGACTCTCCGACGATCGATTTTTCTCTCACCTCCGAGCAGCGGGCGATTCGTGACGCGGCGCGGGATTTTGCCCGCAAGGAAATCGATCCGCTGGTCGAGGAGATCGACGAGGCGCAGAAATTTCCGAGGGAACTCTTCGCCAAGGCCGGTGAACTGGGCTTTCTGGGAATCCTGTTCCCGGAGGAGTTGGGAGGGGCGGACCTCGGCTACGTCGAGTATGTCCTGATCCTCAATGAGATCGGCAAGGTGGATCCCTCCGTCGCCCTGAGCGTGGCGGCTCACAATTCGCTCTGCACCAATCACATCTTCAAGTACGGCACCGAAGAGCAGCGCCGGCGCTGGGTGACGCCGCTCGCCTCCGGCGAGAAAATCGGCGCCTGGAGCCTGACCGAACCGGACGCCGGATCCGATGCCGCCGGAACCCGCACCAAGGCCGAGCGGGTAGACGGCGGCTGGGTCTTGAACGGCGCCAAGACCTTCACCACCCACGGTTCCGTCGGCGATGTGTGCGTGGTCTTTGCGGTGACCGACCCGGACGCCGGTCGCCATCGCAATGTCTCGGCCTTTGTAGTGGAGCACGCGATGGAGGGCTTCCGCCCCGGCAAGAAGGAGAACAAGCTCGGTTGCCGCGCCTCGGACACCGCCGAGGTGGTGATGGAGAACTGCTTCGTGCCGGACGACTACCTGCTCGGCGAGGAGGGCACCGGTTTCCAGCAGGCCCTGGGCATTCTCGACGGTGGGCGCATCTCGATCGCCGCCCTCGGCCTGTCGATCGCCAATGGCTCCTTCGAGGCGGCGCGGGAGTATGCCAAGGAGCGTGAGCAGTTCGGCAAGGCGATCAGCCAGTTCCAGGCGATCCGCTTCTACTTCGCCGAGATGGCGACTCGCATCGCCGCCGCCGAGGCGCTGACCCTGCGGGCGGCAGTAGCGATGGATCGCGGCGAGCGGGTGACCAAGTTGTCTGCCGAGGCCAAGCTCTACACCAGCGAAACGGCGGTTTTTTGCTCCGAACGCGGGGTACAGATTCACGGCGGTTACGGCTTCATCAAAGACTATCGGGCGGAGAAGTACTTCCGCGACTCGAAGATCTGCACCATCGGCGAGGGTACCAGCGAGATCCAGCGTTTGGTGATCGCTCGCCAGCTTCTCAAAGGCGCTTGA